From one Pithys albifrons albifrons isolate INPA30051 chromosome 22, PitAlb_v1, whole genome shotgun sequence genomic stretch:
- the AURKAIP1 gene encoding small ribosomal subunit protein mS38, whose protein sequence is MLISQLSSQLLKASRIAGHLLPRSVSSFLCCRSTSAHYSTQPPNTSGAQPQQWHSLDPELEEILIPRKLSISPLESWLTVRYSLPKAEGAQQEVGHEPPEVAECPPPAGGAAVGEGGAAPGDTVQCKNVLQIRRRKMNHHKYKKLLKRRKFIRRRIKEGRKKKRQVKFEKDLERIWKRAGLKGPPSGWQTPKIFLRSSKR, encoded by the exons atgttAATATCACAGCTGAGTTCTCAGTTACTGAAGGCCTCGAGAATTGCAG GCCACCTCCTGCCCAGgtctgtgtcctccttcctctgctgccgTTCCACGTCCGCCCACTACAGCACCCAGCCCCCGAACACGAGCGGGGCgcagccccagcagtggcacagcctggaccctgagctggaggagatCCTGATTCCCAGGAAACTCTCCATCAGCCCCCTGGAGAGCTGGCTGACAGTGAGGTactccctgcccaaggcagagggagcccagcaggaggtTGGCCATGAGCCCCCCGAGGTGGCCGAGTGCCCCCCGCCCGCCGGGGGAGCGGCTGTGGGTGAaggaggggcagccccaggggacACGGTGCAGTGCAAGAACGTCCTCCAGATCCGCAGGAGGAAAATGAACCACCACAAGTACAAGAAGCTGCTCAAGAGGAGGAAGTTCATAAGGAGGAGGATAAAGGAGGGGCGCAAGAAGAAGCGTCAG gTAAAATTTGAGAAAGATTTGGAGCGCATCTGGAAAAGAGCTGGTTTGAAAGGTCCTCCTTCAGGATGGCAAACACCCAAGATATTCCTGAGGAGCTCAAAGCGATAA